In one Epinephelus moara isolate mb chromosome 6, YSFRI_EMoa_1.0, whole genome shotgun sequence genomic region, the following are encoded:
- the LOC126392368 gene encoding pituitary tumor-transforming gene 1 protein-interacting protein, whose translation MPSFTSEKQTLLTSVFFCVVVLCVSFVSQGECQTTPPPPTPCSVYKSCDTCVPNAKCLWCLTTNNCTEYPVSWLLPPASVCQLSQARWGVCWLNFEALLITLGVVGGTILISIVACCCCCCCCKRRQSRPDRDEERYARRREEIKQRADERNLERKARHDQIRKKYGLMSDSDHPYSKFENE comes from the exons ATGCCTTCTTTTACCAGCGAGAAACAAACACTGCTCACCTCGGTGTTTTTCTGTGTCGTCGTGCTGTGTGTTAGCTTTGTTAGCCAGGGGGAATGCCAAACAACTCCGCCACCACCAACAC cctGTTCAGTTTACAAAAGCTGTGACACATGTGTTCCAAATGCCAAG TGTCTGTGGTGCTTAACCACCAACAACTGCACAGAATACCCAGTGAGCTGGTTGCTGCCTCCAGCGTCAGTGTGCCAGTTGTCCCAGGCCCGTTGGGGAGTGTGCTGGT TGAACTTTGAAGCCCTGCTCATTACCCTCGGGGTTGTGGGTGGAACCATCCTCATCAGCATCGtggcatgctgctgctgctgctgttgctgcaagAGGCGTCAATCAAG GCCTGACAGAGATGAGGAGAGATATgccaggaggagagaggagatcAAACAGCGCGCTGATGAACG GAATTTGGAGAGAAAGGCAAGGCACGATCAGATCCGCAAGAAGTATG GTCTGATGAGTGACTCGGACCACCCATACAGCAAGTTTGAGAACGAGTAA